Proteins encoded in a region of the Vibrio ponticus genome:
- a CDS encoding LacI family DNA-binding transcriptional regulator produces MARIKDVAALAGVNRSTVSRIINGEGKFKEETRKKVEQAMAELNYRPSAIARSLATSSSNMMGLLVTYYTGGFFGAMMEQVQNELDLHAKFLITAQGHHSKEGERHAVERFHDLRCDGYILHSRHLSDQDLVELAKQHPPFVLLDRVVPTLEERCIRFNHHTASTMAVNHLLKQNHKLIGCITGPTCRENSLQRKQGYLDTMKEAGIDVSESWCEEGNYGSRSGYEATEKLLSRHPELTAIFSCSEEMTVGAMQYLHEHGLRVPNDISIVSFDSVERCKELYPAVTSVCFPIHDMAQSAVQVLMDLISGKATQTNHEFTPQLVVGKADRYLA; encoded by the coding sequence ATGGCAAGGATAAAAGATGTCGCAGCGCTTGCTGGCGTGAATCGTTCTACGGTATCAAGAATCATTAATGGTGAAGGGAAGTTTAAAGAAGAGACGAGAAAGAAAGTTGAGCAAGCAATGGCAGAGCTTAACTATCGTCCCAGCGCGATCGCACGTTCTCTGGCGACCTCTTCTAGTAACATGATGGGCTTACTTGTTACGTATTATACCGGTGGTTTTTTCGGAGCTATGATGGAACAAGTGCAAAATGAGCTCGATCTGCATGCCAAATTTTTGATCACCGCACAAGGGCACCATTCCAAGGAAGGGGAGCGACATGCGGTGGAGCGTTTTCATGACCTTCGCTGTGATGGTTATATCTTGCATAGTCGCCACCTAAGCGATCAAGATTTGGTTGAACTGGCGAAGCAGCATCCCCCCTTTGTTCTGCTTGATCGTGTGGTGCCGACGTTAGAAGAACGCTGCATTCGGTTTAATCATCACACTGCCAGTACAATGGCGGTTAATCACTTACTTAAACAGAATCATAAACTCATAGGATGTATTACGGGTCCAACATGCCGTGAGAACAGTCTGCAACGCAAGCAAGGTTATCTTGATACCATGAAAGAGGCGGGGATCGACGTGTCTGAATCGTGGTGTGAAGAAGGAAATTATGGTTCACGCAGTGGCTATGAAGCGACAGAGAAGTTGCTCAGTCGACACCCGGAGCTGACCGCTATTTTCTCTTGCAGTGAGGAGATGACTGTGGGGGCAATGCAGTACCTGCATGAACATGGTTTACGCGTACCGAATGATATATCGATTGTTAGCTTTGATAGTGTGGAACGATGCAAAGAGCTTTATCCCGCAGTGACATCAGTCTGCTTCCCAATTCATGATATGGCTCAGTCTGCTGTACAAGTGCTAATGGATTTGATTTCGGGTAAGGCGACTCAAACCAATCACGAATTTACACCTCAATTGGTGGTTGGTAAGGCTGATCGGTACTTAGCTTAG
- the leuB gene encoding 3-isopropylmalate dehydrogenase, giving the protein MTDKTYKIAVLAGDGIGPEVMAQANKVLDAIEKKHAIQFERDAHDVGGIAIDNHGTPLPESTVAACEAADAVLFGSVGGPKWEHLPPNDQPERGALLPLRKHFQLFCNLRPAQIHSGLEAFSPLRADISERGFDIVVVRELTGGIYFGQPKGREGEGANEKAFDTEVYHRFEIERIAKIAFESARLRDKKVCSIDKANVLQSSILWREVVEEIAKDYPDVELSHMYIDNATMQLIKDPAQFDVMLCSNIFGDIISDECAMITGSMGMLPSASLNESKFGLYEPAGGSAPDIAGKNIANPVAQILSAALMLRYSLGEEAAAQDIEVAVSKALAAGELTADLAGNNPALSTSEMGDKIASYILNS; this is encoded by the coding sequence ATGACAGACAAGACATACAAAATCGCGGTACTCGCTGGCGATGGAATTGGACCAGAAGTAATGGCTCAAGCAAACAAGGTGCTTGATGCAATTGAAAAGAAACATGCGATTCAATTTGAGCGCGATGCGCATGATGTCGGTGGCATCGCGATTGATAACCATGGTACGCCACTGCCAGAAAGCACTGTAGCCGCCTGTGAAGCCGCTGATGCAGTACTGTTTGGTTCTGTGGGCGGTCCAAAATGGGAACACCTGCCACCCAACGATCAACCTGAGCGTGGCGCACTGTTACCTCTGCGTAAGCACTTCCAACTATTTTGTAACCTTCGCCCAGCACAAATCCATTCAGGGCTGGAAGCTTTCTCGCCTTTGCGTGCTGACATCTCTGAACGTGGTTTTGATATTGTTGTAGTCCGCGAACTGACTGGTGGTATCTATTTTGGTCAACCTAAAGGTCGTGAAGGTGAAGGCGCTAACGAAAAAGCTTTCGATACCGAGGTTTACCACCGTTTCGAGATTGAGCGCATTGCGAAGATCGCCTTTGAATCAGCCCGTCTACGCGATAAAAAAGTCTGCTCTATAGACAAAGCCAACGTACTACAAAGCTCCATTCTATGGCGTGAAGTGGTGGAAGAGATCGCCAAAGATTACCCTGATGTCGAGCTTTCACACATGTACATCGATAACGCCACCATGCAGCTGATTAAAGATCCGGCACAGTTCGATGTCATGCTATGTTCAAACATCTTCGGTGACATCATTTCCGATGAATGCGCAATGATCACTGGCTCAATGGGGATGCTTCCTTCAGCCTCTCTAAACGAAAGCAAGTTCGGTCTATATGAACCAGCTGGCGGCAGCGCGCCGGATATCGCCGGTAAAAATATCGCTAACCCAGTCGCGCAAATTCTATCAGCGGCACTGATGCTACGTTACAGCCTAGGTGAAGAAGCGGCGGCGCAAGATATTGAAGTGGCAGTAAGTAAAGCACTAGCGGCAGGTGAACTGACCGCTGATCTCGCTGGCAATAATCCAGCACTATCGACCTCAGAGATGGGCGATAAGATCGCAAGCTACATTCTAAATTCATAA
- a CDS encoding phosphatase PAP2 family protein, producing the protein MRSIEPIAKLDLAFSLFCLQNRFSYPISRISRAVSHTGDGHLYVVIALLAWWLGGENGQLLLLAGLMAFSLELPIYWLSKNLFKRRRPQELSALIPSFITPSDRYSLPSGHTAAAFLMATLLGCFYPSLAELTFIWASLIAVSRILLGVHFLTDVLLGAVLGVSCAKAALQWLGV; encoded by the coding sequence ATGCGTTCAATCGAACCAATTGCCAAATTAGATTTGGCGTTTTCACTTTTTTGTCTGCAAAATCGCTTTAGTTATCCCATTTCCCGCATTAGCCGAGCGGTATCTCATACCGGAGATGGTCACTTATACGTGGTCATTGCGCTCTTAGCTTGGTGGCTTGGTGGAGAGAACGGGCAGCTATTGCTATTGGCGGGGTTGATGGCTTTTAGTCTTGAACTGCCCATTTACTGGTTGAGTAAAAACTTATTTAAGCGTCGTCGACCGCAAGAACTGAGCGCTTTAATCCCATCATTCATTACCCCTTCCGATCGATACAGCTTACCCTCAGGACACACTGCTGCTGCGTTTTTGATGGCAACTCTACTGGGTTGTTTCTATCCAAGCCTGGCTGAACTGACCTTTATTTGGGCGAGTTTAATTGCCGTGTCGCGCATTTTACTTGGTGTTCATTTTTTAACGGATGTACTGCTGGGGGCGGTGCTTGGAGTGAGCTGTGCTAAGGCTGCACTGCAGTGGCTAGGAGTGTAA
- a CDS encoding VOC family protein, protein MYQLTPYLFFAGRCEEALEFYSRTFEGVVLTKQYFRDAPQTIEGANPDWVMHSEIEAFGLKLMLSDGMIVNEVAGNNVALSLVIDSLDDQARLFDKLSHGGHIMMPLEDTFWGARFGKVEDQFGVRWMLHCNH, encoded by the coding sequence ATGTATCAATTAACTCCATATCTTTTCTTTGCTGGACGTTGTGAAGAAGCACTAGAGTTCTATTCACGTACTTTTGAAGGCGTGGTACTTACCAAACAATACTTTCGTGACGCTCCTCAAACCATAGAGGGTGCCAATCCTGATTGGGTGATGCATTCTGAAATAGAAGCCTTTGGTCTCAAGTTAATGCTCTCTGACGGCATGATTGTGAATGAAGTCGCCGGCAATAATGTGGCGTTATCATTGGTTATTGATAGTTTGGATGACCAAGCTCGTCTTTTTGATAAGCTTTCACACGGTGGACATATCATGATGCCGCTGGAAGATACATTTTGGGGTGCGCGATTCGGGAAAGTAGAGGATCAATTTGGTGTCCGTTGGATGCTGCATTGTAATCACTGA
- a CDS encoding HD-GYP domain-containing protein: MASIKITVDRIQPGLHVRLPVKWNDHPFLFNSFKIKNHEQVRIIRHLGLKYVYVNMQQSDTSPLPIDETIEATDSSLNEAMDKRAKQLWEEKQQRIERMSAYRRRVIECEKEFERSLARMRAVMTKIRNRPELAVNEATLLVEDIVDRLLANEDVTLHMMNGKSEFEDIYFHSLNVAVVSMLIGKAKKLDADSIKQLAFAALFHDMGKVKIPTAILRKTTPLNEPEQNYLKLHTKYGIDIANNIESFPASALKVIADHHELLDGSGYPSGLKGDEIDQFTQIISVANAYDNLCHNSITAKQKIPYIALSYLYKNCKHLYNNENLGILIKFMGVYPPGTVVQLSNNMVGMVISVNSANLLNPNVMVYDPSVPRTQAPIIDLAEKDIKIVSAILPNKLPDKVREYLNPRSRISYFFDSDD; the protein is encoded by the coding sequence GTGGCAAGTATCAAGATAACCGTTGACCGTATCCAGCCGGGATTGCACGTACGTCTGCCGGTGAAATGGAACGATCACCCGTTCTTATTCAATAGCTTCAAAATTAAAAACCACGAACAGGTGCGCATTATTCGTCACTTGGGGCTTAAGTACGTCTATGTGAACATGCAGCAAAGCGATACTTCGCCTTTACCGATCGATGAAACGATTGAAGCGACAGACTCTAGCCTGAATGAAGCAATGGACAAACGTGCAAAGCAGTTATGGGAAGAAAAGCAACAGCGCATTGAACGTATGAGTGCTTACCGCCGACGAGTTATTGAGTGTGAAAAAGAGTTTGAGCGTTCGCTAGCACGCATGAGAGCGGTGATGACTAAAATTCGTAATCGCCCCGAGTTGGCGGTGAACGAAGCGACTTTATTAGTAGAAGATATCGTTGATAGATTACTTGCAAATGAAGATGTCACACTGCACATGATGAATGGCAAAAGTGAATTTGAAGATATTTACTTTCATTCATTGAACGTAGCTGTAGTCTCTATGTTGATTGGCAAAGCGAAAAAGCTCGATGCCGATAGTATTAAGCAGTTAGCTTTTGCCGCTTTGTTCCATGATATGGGTAAAGTAAAGATACCTACTGCCATCCTACGTAAAACGACCCCTCTTAATGAACCAGAGCAGAACTATTTAAAGCTGCACACTAAGTACGGTATCGACATCGCTAACAATATAGAAAGCTTTCCCGCTAGCGCGTTAAAAGTGATAGCCGATCATCATGAGTTACTTGATGGTTCAGGATACCCGTCTGGCTTAAAAGGCGATGAGATAGATCAGTTTACCCAGATAATCTCTGTTGCAAACGCGTATGACAATCTTTGTCATAACTCTATTACCGCCAAGCAGAAGATTCCTTACATCGCGCTTTCTTATCTATATAAGAACTGCAAGCATCTTTATAACAATGAGAACCTCGGTATTTTGATTAAGTTTATGGGCGTTTACCCACCAGGGACCGTGGTACAGCTATCTAATAATATGGTCGGGATGGTGATATCAGTAAACTCTGCGAATTTACTTAACCCTAATGTAATGGTGTATGACCCATCAGTGCCACGCACCCAGGCGCCGATCATCGACTTGGCGGAGAAAGATATAAAGATAGTGAGTGCCATTTTACCTAATAAATTGCCAGATAAAGTAAGAGAGTATCTCAATCCTCGCTCGAGAATTTCCTATTTCTTTGACTCTGACGATTAG
- the leuA gene encoding 2-isopropylmalate synthase, whose product MNDQVIIFDTTLRDGEQALSASLTVKEKLQIAYALERLGVDVIEAGFPVSSPGDFESVQTIARNIKNSRVCALSRAVAKDIDAAAEALKVAEAFRIHTFISTSTVHVQDKLRRSYDDVVEMGVKAVKHARQYTDDVEFSCEDAGRTPIDNLCRMVEAAINAGASTVNIPDTVGYTVPNEFGGIIETLFNRVPNIDKAIISVHCHDDLGMSVANSIAAVQAGARQIEGTINGIGERAGNCSLEEIAMILKTRQELLGVHTGIKHDEIHRTSKLVSQLCNMPIQSNKAIVGANAFSHSSGIHQDGMLKNKNTYEIMTPESIGLKNQALNLTSRSGRAAVKSHMDAMGYKEDEYNLDALYADFLKLADRKGQVFDYDLEALMHFSNLREEDDFYKLNYLSVQSGSVMATTSIKIQCGDTEKSEAAVGNGPVDALYQCIYRVTGYDIVLDKFDLTAKGEGEDGLGQADIIANYKGRKYHGTGVSTDIVEASGQALLHVINSIHRADEIEQMKQKKIATV is encoded by the coding sequence ATGAACGATCAGGTCATTATCTTCGACACCACATTGCGTGATGGCGAACAAGCATTGTCAGCCAGTTTGACGGTTAAAGAAAAACTGCAAATTGCTTATGCTTTAGAACGTCTGGGCGTAGACGTGATTGAAGCAGGCTTTCCAGTATCGTCCCCAGGGGATTTTGAATCGGTGCAAACCATTGCCCGTAATATCAAAAATAGCCGTGTTTGCGCACTATCTCGCGCGGTCGCTAAAGATATTGATGCGGCAGCAGAGGCGTTAAAAGTTGCCGAAGCCTTCCGTATTCACACCTTTATCTCCACGTCGACCGTTCATGTGCAAGATAAGCTACGCCGCAGTTACGATGATGTGGTAGAGATGGGCGTTAAAGCGGTAAAACATGCGCGCCAATACACCGATGATGTCGAGTTCTCCTGTGAAGATGCAGGTCGCACACCGATCGACAATCTGTGTCGTATGGTGGAAGCCGCAATCAATGCTGGCGCAAGCACAGTCAACATTCCTGATACAGTAGGCTATACCGTACCAAATGAATTTGGCGGCATTATCGAAACGCTATTTAACCGCGTACCCAATATCGATAAAGCCATCATCTCGGTTCACTGTCATGACGATTTAGGTATGTCGGTTGCAAACTCAATTGCAGCCGTTCAAGCGGGCGCGCGCCAAATTGAAGGCACCATTAATGGTATTGGTGAACGCGCAGGTAACTGCTCGCTAGAAGAGATCGCAATGATCCTTAAAACTCGCCAAGAGCTACTTGGTGTACATACCGGAATTAAACACGACGAAATCCACCGCACCAGCAAGTTGGTCAGCCAACTATGCAACATGCCGATCCAGAGTAATAAAGCCATTGTTGGCGCCAATGCATTTAGCCACTCTTCCGGTATCCACCAAGACGGCATGTTAAAGAACAAAAACACTTACGAGATCATGACGCCAGAGTCGATTGGTCTGAAAAATCAGGCGCTAAACTTAACCTCTCGTAGTGGCCGTGCGGCAGTGAAAAGCCATATGGATGCAATGGGTTATAAAGAAGACGAATATAACTTAGATGCGTTATACGCAGATTTCTTGAAACTAGCCGACCGTAAAGGGCAAGTGTTCGACTACGACCTAGAAGCGCTAATGCACTTCTCTAACCTGCGTGAAGAAGACGACTTCTACAAATTAAACTACCTAAGCGTCCAGTCAGGTAGTGTGATGGCGACAACCAGCATCAAGATCCAATGTGGTGATACAGAGAAGAGTGAAGCAGCCGTGGGCAATGGTCCAGTCGATGCTCTTTACCAATGTATTTATCGTGTGACGGGCTACGACATTGTTTTGGATAAGTTCGATCTAACCGCCAAAGGCGAAGGTGAAGATGGTTTAGGTCAAGCTGACATCATCGCTAACTATAAAGGTCGTAAGTACCATGGTACCGGCGTCTCGACCGACATCGTTGAAGCATCAGGACAAGCATTGCTACACGTAATTAATAGCATCCACCGCGCTGATGAAATCGAGCAGATGAAGCAAAAGAAGATCGCCACTGTATAG
- a CDS encoding MJ1255/VC2487 family glycosyltransferase: MKILYGVQGTGNGHIARARAMCLALKQRGVEVDFLFSGRQADKYFSMQEFGDYQTRRGLTFATEKGKVSYLKTALNNSLSEFYREVKQLDLSQYDLILNDFEPVSAWAARWQGKPVISISHQNAFRYSVPLHGASWLDKCVIRYFAPSQRHIGLHWYHFDQPILPPIVHTTRESVESQPYVLVYLPFESLDDISDLLLRFSRQSFVCFHPQIIAAKQIDNILFNPLSLEGFHHYLNRCSGIIANGGFELPSEALTLGKKLLLKPLTGQFEQLSNVATLETLGLATSMEYLDASVVRAWLDEAPGESVDYPDVATALVEWLLRGEWDDTAQLTERLWGKVDFPSYVANV; encoded by the coding sequence ATGAAGATTTTATACGGCGTGCAAGGAACAGGAAATGGTCATATTGCTCGAGCAAGGGCGATGTGTTTGGCACTCAAACAAAGAGGCGTAGAGGTTGATTTTCTTTTTTCCGGTCGACAGGCAGATAAGTATTTTTCGATGCAAGAGTTTGGTGACTATCAAACTCGGCGAGGATTAACCTTTGCGACCGAAAAGGGCAAAGTCAGCTACCTTAAAACGGCACTCAACAACAGTCTTAGCGAGTTCTATCGCGAAGTAAAACAGCTCGATCTGTCTCAATACGATCTTATTCTCAACGATTTTGAGCCAGTATCGGCTTGGGCTGCAAGATGGCAAGGTAAACCCGTGATCAGTATCAGCCACCAGAACGCTTTCCGCTATTCGGTTCCTTTACATGGGGCGAGCTGGTTAGATAAATGTGTGATTCGCTACTTCGCGCCAAGTCAGCGTCATATCGGTTTGCACTGGTATCATTTTGACCAGCCAATCTTACCGCCAATTGTGCACACGACTCGAGAGTCGGTTGAGTCACAGCCTTATGTCTTAGTTTACCTACCTTTTGAAAGCTTGGATGACATCAGTGATTTGTTACTGCGTTTCTCTCGTCAATCCTTTGTTTGTTTTCATCCACAAATTATCGCTGCCAAGCAGATAGATAACATCCTATTTAATCCATTGAGCCTTGAAGGATTCCATCATTATCTCAACCGCTGCTCTGGCATCATCGCCAATGGTGGCTTTGAACTGCCATCAGAAGCACTGACATTAGGCAAAAAACTGTTGCTCAAACCGTTAACCGGGCAGTTTGAGCAACTCTCCAATGTGGCTACGTTAGAGACGCTCGGCTTGGCGACGAGCATGGAATACCTCGATGCGTCGGTTGTACGCGCATGGTTAGATGAAGCGCCAGGTGAGAGTGTCGATTATCCCGACGTTGCCACTGCGCTGGTGGAGTGGTTACTGCGAGGTGAGTGGGATGATACTGCGCAGTTGACTGAGCGATTGTGGGGTAAGGTCGACTTTCCAAGTTATGTTGCCAACGTTTAA
- the leuC gene encoding 3-isopropylmalate dehydratase large subunit — MGKTLYQKVYDAHVAVAAEGENPILYIDRHLVHEVTSPQAFDGLREKGRKVRQVSKTFATMDHNVSTTTKDINASGEMARIQMETLSKNCEEFGVTLYDINHKYQGIVHVMGPELGITLPGMTIVCGDSHTATHGAFGSLAFGIGTSEVEHVLATQTLKQARAKTMKIEVQGKVAAGITAKDIVLAIIGKTTAAGGTGYVVEFCGEAIRDLTMEGRMTVCNMAIELGAKAGLIAPDDTTFEYIKGRKFAPTGADWDAAVEYWQTLRTDDDAEFDAVVTLQAADIKPQVTWGTNPGQVIAVDAPIPAPTSFADPVEKASAEKALAYMGLEAGKSLSDYSVDKVFVGSCTNSRIEDMRAAAAVAKGRKVASHVQALIVPGSEQVKAQAEAEGLDTIFKEAGFEWRLPGCSMCLAMNNDRLGPHERCASTSNRNFEGRQGRDGRTHLVSPAMAAAAAIAGHFVDIRELD, encoded by the coding sequence ATGGGTAAAACGCTATATCAAAAAGTCTACGACGCGCACGTTGCCGTCGCAGCTGAGGGTGAAAACCCGATTTTGTATATTGACCGACATTTAGTCCATGAGGTGACATCACCACAAGCGTTTGATGGGCTGCGCGAAAAAGGACGTAAAGTACGTCAAGTAAGCAAGACCTTCGCCACTATGGACCACAACGTATCAACCACAACCAAAGATATTAATGCTTCAGGGGAAATGGCGCGTATCCAGATGGAAACGCTGTCTAAAAACTGTGAAGAGTTCGGGGTTACGCTTTACGATATCAATCACAAATACCAGGGCATTGTCCATGTTATGGGACCAGAGCTAGGTATTACCCTACCAGGTATGACGATCGTCTGCGGCGACTCTCACACTGCCACTCATGGTGCCTTTGGTTCACTGGCGTTTGGTATCGGTACCTCAGAAGTAGAACACGTACTGGCGACTCAGACGCTTAAACAAGCTCGTGCAAAAACCATGAAGATCGAAGTACAAGGTAAAGTTGCAGCGGGGATCACGGCCAAAGACATCGTACTGGCCATAATCGGTAAAACCACTGCCGCTGGCGGTACTGGCTATGTGGTTGAGTTCTGCGGTGAAGCCATCCGCGACTTAACCATGGAAGGTCGTATGACCGTATGTAACATGGCGATCGAGTTAGGTGCAAAAGCGGGTCTTATCGCACCAGATGACACTACGTTTGAATACATCAAAGGTCGTAAGTTTGCACCAACCGGTGCCGATTGGGATGCGGCGGTTGAATACTGGCAAACCCTACGTACTGACGATGATGCTGAGTTTGATGCAGTCGTTACCCTACAAGCAGCAGATATCAAACCGCAAGTTACTTGGGGTACTAACCCAGGACAAGTAATCGCAGTAGATGCACCAATTCCAGCCCCGACCAGTTTCGCTGATCCGGTTGAAAAAGCTTCGGCAGAGAAAGCGCTGGCGTACATGGGGTTGGAAGCTGGTAAGTCACTGTCTGACTACTCGGTTGATAAAGTATTTGTTGGCTCTTGTACCAACTCACGGATTGAAGATATGCGTGCTGCTGCGGCTGTCGCCAAAGGACGTAAAGTCGCGTCACATGTACAAGCGTTAATTGTTCCTGGCTCAGAGCAAGTCAAAGCACAAGCAGAAGCGGAAGGTCTAGATACTATATTTAAAGAAGCGGGTTTTGAATGGCGCCTGCCAGGATGCTCGATGTGTTTAGCAATGAATAACGACCGATTAGGACCTCATGAGCGCTGCGCTTCAACTTCAAACCGTAACTTTGAAGGTCGCCAAGGTCGTGATGGTCGCACCCATCTAGTCAGCCCTGCTATGGCTGCGGCTGCGGCGATTGCTGGTCACTTTGTTGATATTCGTGAGTTGGACTAA
- the leuO gene encoding transcriptional regulator LeuO, producing MTDTKDLVNPHLTNRMESVLRGVDLNLLTVFDAVMQEQNITRAAHNLGMSQPAVSNAVARLKVMFSDELFIRQGRGIQPTQRARQLFVPIRQALQLIRNQLPTADFAPETSERQFNLSLCSPCDMRFAPKIMAYLQQVAPEVKLHVDAQFDEQIVERMRNQSLDAVIDYRSYNEQGVHNVELFKDELVVVASQSHPRVQQTISAQALLNERHAKLSQGHGQQSISEQAYQGVDVVAYYEGASLSNLLYVVGQSELVAIAPRWMVENAANKEQLQILATPFANKTISGYLSWHESNEKDQGHIWLRDRLAEVCRDAE from the coding sequence ATGACTGACACCAAAGACCTAGTAAATCCTCACTTAACCAATCGCATGGAATCTGTGCTTCGTGGCGTAGATCTTAACTTGCTAACTGTGTTCGATGCCGTAATGCAAGAACAAAACATTACTCGTGCTGCGCATAACTTGGGCATGTCACAACCAGCGGTAAGTAATGCGGTAGCACGTTTAAAAGTGATGTTTAGTGACGAACTCTTTATTCGCCAAGGGCGCGGTATTCAGCCAACACAACGAGCAAGACAGCTGTTTGTTCCTATTCGCCAAGCGCTACAATTGATCCGTAATCAGTTGCCTACCGCTGACTTTGCACCAGAAACCTCTGAGCGCCAGTTTAATCTATCGCTATGCAGTCCTTGCGATATGCGTTTTGCACCGAAGATCATGGCGTATTTGCAGCAGGTTGCCCCAGAAGTAAAACTGCATGTTGACGCGCAGTTTGATGAACAGATTGTTGAGCGTATGCGTAACCAATCTTTAGACGCGGTGATCGATTACCGTAGCTACAATGAACAGGGTGTACACAACGTTGAACTGTTTAAAGATGAGTTAGTGGTCGTTGCGAGCCAATCTCACCCACGCGTGCAGCAAACTATCTCAGCACAAGCATTACTAAATGAACGTCATGCTAAGCTTTCGCAAGGACATGGTCAGCAGAGTATTTCTGAGCAAGCGTACCAAGGGGTTGATGTGGTTGCTTACTATGAAGGCGCGAGTTTAAGTAACTTACTGTATGTGGTTGGTCAGTCAGAATTAGTCGCGATTGCACCGCGTTGGATGGTTGAAAACGCAGCCAATAAAGAGCAACTGCAGATCTTAGCAACGCCTTTTGCTAACAAGACGATTAGCGGTTACCTAAGTTGGCATGAATCGAATGAAAAAGACCAAGGACATATTTGGTTACGAGATCGCTTAGCGGAAGTTTGCCGTGACGCTGAGTAA
- a CDS encoding DUF547 domain-containing protein: MARFAIVTLALFSLPLYAAPEAKLWSYWQQSNESNSAEISHQAWQEILNRYISKQGEHNLFAYSAVSQDDDAKLDGYLNQMAQLNPLQYSKDEQYAYWVNLYNAITVDLILEEYPVKSITKLGGLFSFGPWDEEVITINGKTITLNDIEHRILRPIWQDPRTHYAVNCASLGCPNLQQQAFSANNTEQLLEKAAISFINSNKGAQIEGNKLIVSSIYDWFAEDFTVDGGVRAHLEQYRPQLQSAPSKIDYEYDWSLNEKR, from the coding sequence ATGGCTAGATTCGCTATTGTTACCCTTGCACTATTTTCATTGCCACTTTACGCCGCGCCAGAGGCGAAACTTTGGAGTTATTGGCAGCAAAGCAATGAAAGCAATTCTGCGGAGATCTCCCATCAAGCTTGGCAAGAGATCCTAAATCGCTATATATCAAAACAAGGTGAACACAATCTGTTTGCCTATTCAGCAGTCTCACAAGATGATGATGCCAAACTGGACGGTTACTTAAACCAAATGGCACAACTCAATCCACTGCAATACTCCAAAGACGAGCAGTATGCCTATTGGGTTAACCTCTACAATGCGATCACTGTCGACCTTATCTTAGAAGAATATCCGGTGAAATCGATTACCAAGCTTGGTGGTTTGTTTAGTTTTGGTCCATGGGATGAGGAGGTCATTACCATTAACGGCAAAACCATCACACTTAATGATATTGAACACCGTATCCTGCGCCCAATCTGGCAAGATCCGCGCACTCATTACGCTGTAAACTGCGCCAGCCTAGGTTGCCCGAACCTTCAGCAACAAGCGTTTAGTGCAAACAACACTGAGCAGTTACTTGAAAAGGCGGCGATAAGCTTCATCAACAGTAACAAAGGCGCGCAGATTGAAGGTAACAAACTCATCGTCTCTTCAATTTATGATTGGTTTGCGGAAGACTTTACGGTGGATGGTGGGGTAAGAGCACATCTAGAGCAATATCGCCCACAGCTTCAAAGTGCACCAAGCAAAATTGACTATGAGTATGACTGGTCACTTAACGAAAAACGTTAG
- the leuD gene encoding 3-isopropylmalate dehydratase small subunit: MSGFKQHTGLVVPLDAANVDTDAIIPKQFLQKVSRLGFGKHLFHDWRFLDDAGEQPNSEFVMNAPRYQGASILLARENFGCGSSREHAPWALADYGIKAMIAPSFADIFYGNSINNQMVPVRLTEQEVDEIFQFVDANEGAQVEVDLEANVVRANGKEYRFEIDSFRRHCLLNGLDNIGLTLQHEDKIAEYESNIPSFLA, translated from the coding sequence ATGTCAGGTTTTAAACAGCACACAGGCTTGGTTGTTCCTCTAGATGCAGCGAACGTTGATACCGATGCGATTATTCCTAAGCAATTTCTCCAGAAAGTATCACGCTTAGGTTTCGGCAAACACCTATTTCATGACTGGCGCTTTCTTGATGACGCAGGCGAGCAACCAAACTCTGAGTTTGTAATGAATGCACCACGCTATCAAGGCGCGTCAATTCTGCTTGCACGTGAAAACTTTGGCTGTGGATCTTCGCGCGAACACGCGCCATGGGCACTTGCTGATTACGGTATAAAAGCGATGATCGCGCCAAGCTTTGCCGATATCTTCTACGGCAACTCGATCAACAACCAAATGGTACCAGTGCGCTTGACTGAGCAAGAAGTCGATGAAATCTTCCAATTTGTTGATGCTAACGAAGGCGCGCAAGTAGAAGTGGATCTTGAAGCCAATGTAGTAAGAGCAAATGGCAAAGAATACCGCTTTGAAATCGATAGCTTCCGTCGCCATTGCCTACTAAATGGCTTAGACAACATCGGGCTGACCTTGCAGCACGAAGATAAAATCGCCGAGTACGAAAGTAACATTCCAAGCTTTTTAGCTTAA